A window from Termitidicoccus mucosus encodes these proteins:
- a CDS encoding AAA family ATPase, translating to MGGYGFAAGHPDKGAELTAADGRLINFTDSYFVMTSNLGAKEAMRSRTNNYTSFKNTVLQYVTLAMRPEIIGRLSKLGGIHVFRRLGEPEQRALAGFHIKRVLERMARHGCHLELSESAFEYIVRNGYSAEYGARNMEGVIMKAIQEAVSTAARVRQQVSGRLIENPDSNGLTIVRWPKF from the coding sequence TTGGGAGGCTATGGATTTGCTGCTGGGCATCCGGACAAAGGAGCCGAGCTGACCGCCGCCGATGGCAGGCTCATCAACTTTACCGATTCCTATTTCGTCATGACCTCGAACTTGGGCGCGAAAGAAGCAATGCGTTCAAGAACGAATAACTACACCTCGTTCAAGAACACGGTCTTGCAGTATGTCACGCTGGCTATGCGCCCGGAAATCATCGGACGGCTGAGCAAACTTGGCGGCATTCATGTTTTCCGTCGCTTGGGCGAGCCGGAGCAACGCGCTCTGGCGGGATTTCACATCAAGCGCGTGCTCGAACGCATGGCCCGCCATGGATGCCACCTCGAACTGTCAGAGTCCGCCTTTGAATACATCGTGCGCAACGGCTACTCGGCCGAGTATGGGGCGCGCAACATGGAAGGTGTCATCATGAAGGCGATTCAAGAGGCGGTGAGCACAGCGGCACGGGTGCGGCAGCAAGTCAGCGGACGGCTGATCGAGAACCCGGATAGCAATGGTCTGACCATCGTCCGGTGGCCTAAATTTTGA
- a CDS encoding AAA family ATPase yields the protein MNLDKIDLVNGFMPWISERIKGQPEVLAALNEHLACSELGLTDPLYVKGGFMFVGPTGGKTEVTLCLTDYFADGNLCKMNMSEFKTTESIMELRARLTKAHMGQCRVFLLDEIEKAHWEAMDLLLGIRTKEPS from the coding sequence ATGAATCTGGACAAGATTGACCTCGTGAACGGCTTCATGCCGTGGATTTCGGAACGCATCAAGGGACAACCGGAAGTGCTCGCCGCGCTCAATGAGCATCTGGCTTGTAGCGAACTCGGTTTGACCGACCCGCTTTACGTCAAGGGTGGTTTCATGTTCGTTGGCCCGACCGGCGGGAAAACCGAGGTCACGCTATGCCTGACCGATTACTTCGCCGACGGGAATCTCTGCAAGATGAACATGTCGGAGTTCAAAACGACTGAAAGCATCATGGAACTTCGCGCGCGCCTCACCAAAGCCCATATGGGGCAATGCCGAGTGTTCCTGCTGGATGAAATCGAGAAAGCCCATTGGGAGGCTATGGATTTGCTGCTGGGCATCCGGACAAAGGAGCCGAGCTGA